From the genome of Pelobacter propionicus DSM 2379, one region includes:
- a CDS encoding DNA-binding protein, with translation MQQVASYEMVAGACEKLEREGLKITGRSVLTVTGGSLATVLGHIKRWRLNKESAPSLVPLEIPTDVQGVILRALGQAQVDAADKLKEEIDQAGAREAEALEGLSGAERRIEQLTDELNAIRTRAEADRQSTEKSEAVANERIDTLLARVQELETERRQLIESAEASRTETAKAQLQIQRADEATKKAESRAEHLEAQLADAQNGRVAAEKAQAVAEQRSNDQSEALVELRATLLEAKGESKATISEQKTEILALRKTVADLEGRVTGLLADKSSLEKALALEEERNNFAQRAGAITPEEQVG, from the coding sequence ATGCAACAGGTTGCTTCGTATGAGATGGTTGCTGGCGCATGCGAGAAGCTTGAGAGGGAGGGGCTCAAGATAACGGGGCGGTCGGTCCTTACCGTTACTGGCGGTAGCCTGGCAACGGTGCTCGGGCACATCAAGCGGTGGCGCCTGAATAAAGAGAGCGCTCCATCTTTGGTTCCTCTGGAAATTCCTACCGATGTTCAGGGGGTAATCCTTCGCGCATTGGGCCAGGCGCAGGTAGATGCCGCGGATAAGCTGAAAGAAGAGATCGACCAGGCTGGCGCCAGAGAGGCTGAGGCACTCGAAGGCTTGAGTGGTGCGGAACGACGGATTGAGCAGCTGACCGACGAACTGAATGCAATCCGGACACGGGCAGAAGCGGATCGCCAGTCCACCGAGAAATCCGAAGCGGTGGCGAACGAGAGGATTGATACCTTATTGGCCCGGGTGCAGGAGTTGGAGACTGAACGCCGGCAGCTCATCGAGTCTGCCGAGGCCTCCAGGACCGAAACAGCCAAAGCACAGCTCCAGATCCAGCGCGCAGACGAAGCTACGAAGAAAGCGGAGTCGCGAGCCGAACACTTGGAGGCCCAGCTTGCAGATGCCCAAAATGGTCGGGTGGCTGCCGAAAAGGCTCAGGCAGTTGCCGAACAACGAAGCAATGATCAAAGCGAGGCATTGGTCGAGCTCAGGGCTACTTTGTTGGAAGCGAAAGGCGAAAGTAAGGCTACAATCTCGGAACAAAAGACTGAGATCCTGGCGCTCAGGAAAACCGTTGCTGATCTTGAAGGACGAGTTACTGGGTTACTGGCAGATAAATCTAGCCTGGAGAAAGCGTTGGCCCTCGAAGAGGAGCGGAATAACTTTGCCCAGAGAGCTGGTGCTATCACACCGGAAGAACAGGTAGGATAA